The Drosophila gunungcola strain Sukarami chromosome 3L unlocalized genomic scaffold, Dgunungcola_SK_2 000003F, whole genome shotgun sequence region CAGGATGAGGCAGTGCAGAAGACCGCTCTGGATGTCCAGCTGCATGCCGAGTTCCAGAAATCCAAGACTGTGGGCAATCCCCAGTACGACATAGCCTTCAAGGGCAAGCTCTAGAATGCCAACTGGTTATGTCAAGATCAAATCTTTGGAACCGGTTTTGAACTGCAACTATGTTTTATTCATTCCAtgctaaaaaaattcaaataaaccaAGTGCATCAGCATCAGGCATCCTTGACCAGCAGATTGTAGTTGGGCTGACCCAAGCTGCGCGTGCGCAGAAACTCCGCCTGGACCTCGGCCTCCATGTAGAAGGCCATCACAGCAGGATCCCGCTTCATGCGCTCCAGCCAAAGGGTCTACAATAAATCGATTAATGATGTACCTACCCCTCTTATACAGAAGATCAACTCACCAGCTGCGGAAAGCGCTCTTCATCGTAGTTATAGTCCTCGCCGCGTTGCAACTTAAGGAGTTCGAGGCGCTCACACCAGGGCCAGATCATGTAGTCCAGAATGCCGGTCTGCTCGCCGCCAAAGAAGTCAGTGCCGCGCCGACTCAGCTCCCGCTCGTAGGTGTCCAGGCCGCTCCAGAAGGGCTCCAGCTCCCCGCCGTCGGAGGCCCTGAAGAAGGCACCCAGCACCGTGCCAAATCTTTCAATCAGAATCTTATCCTGCACCTTCTTGAGCGGATCACGTGGATAGAGCGGTCGCAGCGGATACTGCTCGTCCAGGTACTCGCAAATGAGCAGTGACTCCGTGAGCACCGGTGGTCCTGGCTCCCGAACGATTTCCAGAGCCGGAACCTTGCCCTGCGGATTCTTGTCCAGCAGCCACTCCGGTTTCTCTGTGAGATTGATATAAATGCTGTGGTACGGGATCTGCTTGGCATCCAGCACCAGATGCACGCGCTGGGCAAATGGGCAGAAGCGCATCTGAGTACAGCCGCAGGATGCCGTCCTCGGGCACATCCGGCGTGGATGAGCCTGCCAGGAGAGATCTATTAGTTTCCAGTGGCATCTCGGTGCCTAGATCCACATCCACCCACCTTTAGCCAAATGCCTGCCGTTGCTCATGATGTGCGTGCTCGGGGTCTGGAGATGCAAGTGATGACTGTGATTGCCATTCGAGTGGTATATAAAGACCCACTAGCTAGCTGCCCTTCGCCGGCTGGCTTTTCTTACGCGACTGAACTTGGCGGCCGGAGCAACCTTTGCGGCTGACACACATGCTCAGTCCGGTGAATAGGTGAATACAGATAAGCCTCTTTAGAGTCTCCAATacgaatataaaaatattattctgaTAGCATTATTATACTGATACCAAtaggttttaattaaaagaaacataAACTATTCTGAATAGATTTTAGATCATACAAATTCCAAATGGGGTTAAAAAGGGTAAAAATAACTCATACGCCTCAGttggaatacatttttttgatggtacataaatttataaaaaaaaagcctgaaaaacattaatatttaaacgaGGTTTGAGATTTCAtttctgttttaataaaaccatttaaagttttttgtaaCTCAACTTACTAGCCAACTTGTAAGGTGCGtatattattgaaaaatacaAGTTAGTAGCTTGGGGGCATATTTACGTTAAAAcgtttatttgcttttaaattaaaccctTGGAAGATTTAAATTCCAACCAAGGGGATTgcttattatttcaaaacaaatgcaTCTGTAAGTCTTCGTTTATTTAatggtgttttatttttttatgaattattttttaattatattattatagtaaaatatttaaatctcttgcatttttaattaattttaggtaCTGATCTAAGCCAGCAGATCGTAGTTGGCATTGCCGGCCTTGCGGGTCCTCCAGAACTCGTTATGATGCTCGGGAGTGGCATAGAAGGACTTGACCACCGCATCCTCCTTCAGAAGGGCAATCCACTGGGTTATTTTGGGGAAGCGCTTCTCGTCGAAGCTGTACTCCTGCCCCAACTTAAGCTCGATCACGGAGAGGCGCTCGAACCAAGGCCAGATCATGAAGTCCACGAATCCGGGCTTATCGCCGCCAAAGAAGCGTGTGCCCCGCTTGGTCAGCTCCTGCTCGAAGATGTCCAGCGCCGTCCAGAACTCATCCAAACCGGTGTTCTGCGTTAGGATCTTCATGAAGCCACTTGTGATGCCGTTAAAGCGCTCCAACAGGATCTTGTCCTGGGCCCGCTTCAGCGGATCCTTAGGCAGGAGCGGATTCTCCGCGTACTTCTCGTCCAGGTACTCGGCAATAATCAGCGACTCGATAAGTGAGGGCTGATCCTTCTCCTCCACCAACTGGAGGGCGGGAACCTTTAGCAGCGGGCTGACATCCACCAACCATTCTGGTTTTTCGGTGAGATTGATGTAAACGGTGTGATGGGGAACCTTCTTGGCATTCAGGACGAGATGGGCTCGCTGGGCATAGGGGCAGAACCTCATGGAAAACAGGCGGAGGAGTCCATCCTCTGGCAGGACAGGCTTGGCAGAACCTATAAATATGGACTTATCAGTGGAATTTCTTGTAAGCCGTTCagtaaaatacataaaagcaGATTGATTTATAGCAATTTCTGCCTGAGTTTCTTATATgcaatcaattttttatataccaTTATTGATTAGTTATTGATTGGGCTCGGAAGCTTGTGGGTCCGCCCCTGTGTTAAATGTATTGCAAGTCATTGACTTGAAGTTGATAGGGCCAGACGTgatataagttatatttttgaagtAAATAATTTGGTTCATTTAAAACGAATGGGGTTAAAGAAAGAACTGATACgttaataaaatgttgattGATTTGATGACTTTTTCTTTTcccaaaataataacttattTCACttagttaaaagtttttaatgaaaatcatTAATCATTAATTACCTTAAAAAATGTATCCCTTTAGATCACATTATGCAGTGAATGAATGATTGAAAAAAAGGATTCGTGATCCACTATATTATTCACTTTAATTTATCTCTCTTTGTCTCCAacttttcccaaaaaaaaacccattaTTCATGTTGTAAAATCATGAAATTcatgaatttatttgtttagttaGTGGAATGTTGTagaacttgttttttttaatgaattaaagATGAATGGGCGTTGCTCTTACCACCGCCAACACGTAAATTTCTCTTACCTTTGCCCAAATGTTTACCAGAACTCATTTTGGTTTTGATATCGCAAAAATTGAAGCGGAGAAGAAATGAAATACACTTTATTGTTGAAGTCAACGCGACGTTGGAACCCAAACTGAAAATTCTCTTCGAGGGCGCTctgtatttataaaacttgGTGAATAATCGCTCGGAAGCTTTTTGCAACATGACTCTTAATTTTGCCGGCATTTTGATGTCGCTTTTAAAAACGATTTCTCATCGTAGAcgtttattcaatttaaaacgCTTTGCTACATTTTGCGATTTGTTTGGGGAAGAATTAGTTTTCCTCCTGCATTGTTTATACATCTACTTAGTTTGTTAATAATCACGCCTGcttgtaaatattatatatatatgtatgtttttattatatatatattatatttttacatgGTTGGGGGgagttgtttatttaaatttccaacTACTACACACACATTTAGAGATTTAAGTTAATGAACTTTTCGCAAAAAGTTTCGATCGGCGgactttcaaaataaaacttaatctATGTACAAAAAAGTTCTCGAAATGTCAGCTGAAGTcttataaaacatatataaaagtaCTAGTACAAATACAACAGAGTTGATGACATCATAAAGCCGCGATAGCGACATACAAAATAGTAGTTATCAGTTATTACATTCGAGAAACAAAAAGagcaaacaaaatggaaaGTAATAAAGAATAAGAAATATTCGCTGCTCCAATCAGTTGCTTATCATAAAGCAATTTAATCTTTTCGCTGATTTTGGTCCTACAAGTGTATTTTTCGGTCTAACCTTTTGGAAAATCGCTTTACACAAgggcttttaaaatttcttttattgaCAATGTCTGCTGATGAAAATTGTTCAAGTAATTCgtacattttaaatgattaaattgtttagttACCTTTTTTCGTATCAATTGCGCGTTGTTGTTACAGTAATTACATGGGGAATAAGTAGCTAAAACTAAGTAAATAcgtacacttaaaaaaattctacACACTTGAGTtaattgttgttcttgtttcgttttcaaatttctggtttggtttggtttggttttgttttgcatcGTTGCCTGACGATTCCGATTCTAAGTTTCGTTTACAGTTtcgttaattatttttgcgattttgtattttgtttgttgctctataaaatatgcaaactgGTTGCATTTTGATCACGGTTCTTGCTGTTGCATTATAAACATCCCTCTTTTGATTACTGGAACGACTTGAATTTATCgaacaaaatgttgttttgaTGTTATCTGCTGATCCCCTGGATCCATGTTATCAAGTCGCGAATTCTTCAGCATCAAATCAATCTTTTGATTACTGAAACGACTTGTTGAGTTTATCGAacaaaattgtgttttggtGATATCCGTTGTT contains the following coding sequences:
- the LOC128258541 gene encoding LOW QUALITY PROTEIN: pyrimidodiazepine synthase (The sequence of the model RefSeq protein was modified relative to this genomic sequence to represent the inferred CDS: deleted 1 base in 1 codon), yielding MSNGRHLAKGSSTPDVPEDGILRLYSMRFCPFAQRVHLVLDAKQIPYHSIYINLTEKPEWLLDKNPQGKVPALEIVREPGPPVLTESLLICEYLDEQYPLRPLYPRDPLKKVQDKILIERFGTVLGAFFRASDGGELEPFWSGLDTYERELSRRGTDFFGGEQTGILDYMIWPWCERLELLKLQRGEDYNYDEERFPQLTLWLERMKRDPAVMAFYMEAEVQAEFLRTRSLGQPNYNLLVKDA
- the LOC128258217 gene encoding pyrimidodiazepine synthase, which gives rise to MSSGKHLGKGSAKPVLPEDGLLRLFSMRFCPYAQRAHLVLNAKKVPHHTVYINLTEKPEWLVDVSPLLKVPALQLVEEKDQPSLIESLIIAEYLDEKYAENPLLPKDPLKRAQDKILLERFNGITSGFMKILTQNTGLDEFWTALDIFEQELTKRGTRFFGGDKPGFVDFMIWPWFERLSVIELKLGQEYSFDEKRFPKITQWIALLKEDAVVKSFYATPEHHNEFWRTRKAGNANYDLLA